One Turneriella parva DSM 21527 genomic region harbors:
- a CDS encoding EscU/YscU/HrcU family type III secretion system export apparatus switch protein: MLRACALEFNGAEAPVVRWYAEGDAARHLIEVAKQRGVKIETDQEESLLLTLKSVKVNSAIPKDIYLAVARIYAYLIAECEKPRK; the protein is encoded by the coding sequence GTGCTCAGGGCCTGCGCGCTCGAGTTTAACGGTGCCGAAGCCCCGGTTGTACGCTGGTACGCAGAAGGCGACGCGGCCCGGCATCTGATCGAGGTGGCAAAACAGCGGGGCGTCAAGATTGAAACCGACCAAGAAGAATCGCTGTTGTTGACTCTAAAATCGGTCAAAGTCAATAGTGCGATACCCAAAGACATTTATCTTGCAGTTGCCCGAATTTATGCGTATCTTATCGCGGAGTGCGAAAAGCCACGAAAGTAG
- a CDS encoding clan AA aspartic protease, translated as MGLAYADIELSNPRRDDLKSLKVKSLVDTEAVMLCLPEHLVTQLDLDENGTRDVSTADGRSHKVPYVGPVKVRFGDRLCFVGALVMGDEPLLGAVPMEDMDLVVHPLSRTLSVNPESPNFPHHKIK; from the coding sequence ATGGGGCTCGCCTACGCCGACATTGAACTCAGTAACCCACGCCGCGATGACCTAAAATCGCTCAAAGTCAAGAGTCTCGTCGATACGGAGGCGGTGATGCTCTGCCTGCCTGAGCATCTGGTGACACAACTCGACCTCGATGAAAATGGTACACGCGACGTTTCGACCGCTGATGGCCGGTCTCACAAGGTGCCTTACGTCGGCCCGGTGAAGGTGAGGTTTGGCGACCGCCTTTGCTTTGTGGGCGCGCTGGTTATGGGCGACGAACCTTTGCTCGGCGCAGTGCCGATGGAAGATATGGACCTGGTCGTGCACCCGCTTTCGCGCACCTTGTCAGTTAACCCCGAAAGCCCGAATTTTCCCCACCACAAAATTAAGTAA
- a CDS encoding ClpP family protease, giving the protein MQLNPFEIRFDEEEGENKKEDRPAPLRERLAEGFLEKRQIFLWGAVTDKTAEMLVERMMFLEATDPGKPIYFFINSPGGVISSGMAIYDVMNMISSPVYTITMGMAASMGAILLTAGEKGHRYAFEHAKVMIHQPLISGQIIAPAIDIKIHAEEIKKTRAELNRILAETTGQPLSRIEKDTDRDYYLDGKGAVEYGLADKVLTNFSELGMVKSKAEKAAKETKPKKGK; this is encoded by the coding sequence ATGCAGCTCAACCCGTTTGAAATCCGCTTCGACGAAGAAGAAGGCGAAAATAAAAAAGAAGACCGCCCGGCGCCGCTGCGCGAGCGCTTGGCAGAAGGTTTTCTTGAAAAGCGCCAGATTTTTCTCTGGGGGGCAGTCACTGACAAAACGGCTGAAATGCTCGTCGAGCGCATGATGTTTCTCGAGGCGACCGACCCAGGTAAGCCAATTTATTTCTTCATCAATTCACCAGGCGGAGTGATTTCTTCGGGCATGGCAATTTACGATGTCATGAACATGATCTCATCACCGGTTTATACCATCACCATGGGCATGGCAGCTTCGATGGGGGCTATTCTTCTCACCGCAGGCGAAAAAGGCCATCGTTACGCATTCGAGCATGCGAAGGTCATGATACACCAGCCGCTCATCAGCGGGCAGATTATCGCACCCGCAATCGACATCAAGATTCACGCCGAAGAAATCAAGAAGACCCGGGCAGAACTCAATCGCATTCTGGCAGAGACCACCGGGCAGCCGCTGTCACGTATTGAAAAAGACACCGACCGCGACTACTATCTCGACGGCAAAGGTGCAGTCGAATACGGCCTCGCCGACAAGGTGCTGACGAATTTCAGCGAACTCGGTATGGTGAAATCGAAGGCTGAAAAAGCCGCGAAAGAAACCAAACCTAAGAAGGGAAAGTAA
- a CDS encoding (2Fe-2S)-binding protein, whose product MDLACLMRPRKLCLCKGVSKQDIEEAVAAGADNFRQLIAKTHATTGCGTCYRDVYAAFREAREQKVCTLTGQIGLKFP is encoded by the coding sequence ATGGATCTCGCATGCCTCATGCGCCCCCGAAAGCTCTGCCTCTGCAAAGGCGTGAGCAAACAAGATATCGAAGAGGCAGTTGCAGCCGGCGCCGACAACTTTCGCCAGCTGATCGCCAAAACCCACGCCACGACCGGCTGCGGCACATGTTACCGAGACGTCTACGCAGCATTTCGCGAAGCCCGCGAGCAGAAGGTATGTACCCTGACGGGCCAAATCGGCCTGAAATTTCCGTAG
- a CDS encoding GNAT family N-acetyltransferase: MIGAEIRVATRGDLPVIAWLDAQIFGSSAYSDEQWQSEIQSDAVTIYLAITDGSAVGFCSAARAGDDYEIHKIGVLTAHRRRGLANELLRLTESQISGGRCLIEVAAQNISAVRFYAKAGFSEFARRKRYYANGDDAILMQKFLSVL; the protein is encoded by the coding sequence TTGATCGGCGCAGAGATAAGGGTCGCCACCCGCGGCGATCTACCGGTCATTGCTTGGCTCGATGCGCAAATTTTCGGTTCTTCAGCGTATTCAGACGAACAGTGGCAATCTGAAATTCAATCAGACGCCGTGACCATTTATCTTGCCATAACCGATGGCTCTGCCGTTGGGTTTTGTTCAGCTGCCCGGGCTGGCGATGATTACGAGATCCACAAAATTGGTGTGCTCACTGCACACAGGCGTCGCGGGCTCGCAAACGAGCTTCTGCGTTTAACGGAGTCGCAGATTTCGGGCGGGCGGTGCCTCATCGAAGTAGCAGCCCAAAATATCTCTGCCGTTCGATTTTATGCAAAGGCCGGTTTTAGCGAATTTGCGCGGCGCAAACGCTATTACGCCAACGGTGACGATGCGATACTGATGCAGAAATTTCTGTCCGTCCTGTGA
- a CDS encoding MSEP-CTERM sorting domain-containing protein, producing the protein MHNNHRTLNIGLIVAGALPSLVSLIGAISMLSIAWPDLTMQQRSGFSVGLLLTMLPGFAAAAVGFWYLMRQQLVPVKILISLAVAVAAGVYLYLRYVHVSITVAEWIFDQGDYMTLIFSAVIPIFYFVLFYLATHFQISSQRNLVANIIAAIALPVVAYISFNVFRNFFGTGIGADLQQMYLIGLTTVFSFVMLRLLLHVASKHTAKLAEPGVNWSLRLVFIGVLPLVGLLLNAYGPVARESQMVLGNFNAPEFWLLAAFNALVYLLPDSRHRALFTLCVVARLSGFVFVLYFCVVFLLYVPLALLLIAAIGLGFLLLIPYFAAAMQLMRLKKDFVALKAEYSNARIFALAVAGLSLLPALVLTDTYLDRLMLVRAIEYVQHAPLSVNQQPNVNARKIIALTEKRAAKPGRQFMNDAGVPIYDRLYRNIVLDGAEISEALRSQLRLVLLGEKRRATAQPPASVTRVRVADVTVQKNDKGMMAETVLRIRIKNEDLSRNAELDTYINLPDNVFLSQHWLTIDGVEVPAQITTRSLALWVYNRVTERMRDPSLIYYEKANLLRWKVFPVPAAGFRDVRLHFTHAGDATLNLGGRVVNLAGKDLQAPLTATTGDYALLPAAKLHQLGSRTPYLHYIVDCSADAGTSYAQDAEIAARYLGLNNAGARISYVNSGITTQALSPGNAITCPENREGFFLELALRALIYEQMTKADYPVFVVLTQQPPFADWHNLSYLMPYYGDSDGFLQVSAGKAQTWSFAGQPRADRPRLRLPVRKAGDRYFAPAARLVAANVAGEKNNTIDGAAHHHRFVLGDFGSRPRAVVAALQTGVLNAATGSIVLETEAQRLKLSELHKKMLNAKNELDTGERARMSEPSSWLLLVLLLPAWFMRKKMRRTRSEF; encoded by the coding sequence ATGCACAACAACCATCGAACCCTTAACATCGGCCTCATCGTCGCGGGGGCCTTGCCTTCCCTGGTATCGCTTATTGGCGCTATATCGATGCTCAGTATCGCCTGGCCCGACCTGACAATGCAACAGAGATCGGGATTCAGTGTCGGCCTGTTGTTGACGATGTTGCCAGGTTTCGCAGCAGCAGCGGTCGGCTTCTGGTACTTGATGCGGCAGCAACTTGTGCCGGTGAAAATCTTGATTAGCCTCGCCGTTGCAGTTGCTGCGGGCGTTTATCTCTACCTGCGCTACGTGCACGTATCGATTACTGTCGCAGAATGGATATTCGATCAAGGCGATTATATGACGCTCATTTTTTCAGCGGTTATACCAATATTCTATTTTGTGTTGTTTTATCTGGCAACGCATTTTCAGATTTCGAGCCAGCGCAATCTCGTAGCAAACATTATTGCCGCGATTGCATTACCCGTTGTGGCATACATCTCGTTTAATGTGTTTCGCAATTTCTTTGGGACCGGCATCGGCGCAGATCTGCAGCAGATGTACCTCATTGGCCTCACGACAGTATTTTCGTTCGTGATGCTGCGCCTGCTCTTGCATGTTGCCTCAAAACACACCGCGAAACTGGCAGAGCCGGGCGTCAACTGGTCGCTGCGGCTTGTCTTCATAGGTGTGTTGCCGCTCGTGGGGCTCTTACTCAATGCCTACGGGCCCGTTGCGCGCGAAAGCCAAATGGTGCTCGGTAATTTTAATGCGCCCGAATTCTGGCTGCTGGCCGCCTTCAATGCGCTTGTCTATCTCTTGCCCGACAGCCGGCACAGAGCGCTCTTCACGCTCTGCGTGGTGGCGCGGCTTTCAGGTTTTGTTTTTGTGCTCTATTTTTGCGTCGTCTTCTTGCTCTACGTACCGCTTGCATTGCTGCTCATCGCGGCCATCGGCCTTGGGTTCTTGCTGCTCATACCATATTTTGCGGCTGCGATGCAGCTAATGCGTCTGAAAAAAGATTTCGTGGCCCTGAAGGCTGAATATTCCAACGCCAGAATATTCGCTCTTGCTGTGGCAGGTCTTTCGCTTCTGCCCGCGCTGGTGCTCACCGACACTTACCTCGACCGGCTGATGCTTGTGCGCGCCATTGAGTATGTACAACACGCGCCGCTCTCAGTGAACCAGCAGCCAAACGTGAATGCGCGCAAGATCATTGCGCTGACCGAGAAGCGCGCGGCGAAACCCGGACGGCAGTTTATGAACGATGCCGGTGTACCAATCTACGATCGCCTTTACCGCAATATAGTTCTCGATGGTGCTGAAATTTCTGAAGCATTGCGCAGCCAGCTGCGCCTCGTCTTGTTGGGTGAAAAGCGCAGGGCAACCGCGCAGCCGCCGGCGAGCGTAACGCGCGTTCGCGTTGCCGATGTCACCGTGCAGAAAAATGACAAAGGCATGATGGCTGAGACAGTGTTGCGCATTCGTATAAAAAATGAGGATCTCTCACGCAACGCAGAGCTCGACACCTATATCAACCTGCCCGACAATGTTTTTCTGTCACAACATTGGCTGACGATTGACGGCGTCGAAGTGCCCGCGCAAATCACGACGCGCAGTCTGGCGCTTTGGGTTTACAACCGCGTTACTGAAAGAATGCGCGACCCAAGCCTTATCTACTACGAAAAAGCGAATTTGCTCCGCTGGAAGGTATTTCCCGTGCCAGCAGCTGGCTTTCGCGATGTGAGGCTGCACTTCACGCATGCGGGTGATGCAACTCTGAACCTCGGTGGCCGGGTCGTGAATCTCGCGGGCAAAGATTTGCAGGCACCGTTAACCGCAACGACGGGTGATTATGCGCTGCTACCGGCGGCAAAACTTCATCAGCTCGGCAGCCGTACCCCATACCTGCATTATATTGTCGATTGCAGCGCCGATGCCGGTACTTCTTATGCTCAAGACGCAGAAATCGCCGCCCGGTACCTCGGTCTCAATAATGCAGGTGCGCGCATCAGCTATGTGAATTCGGGCATCACGACGCAGGCTTTGAGCCCGGGCAATGCCATTACCTGCCCAGAGAACCGTGAGGGTTTTTTTCTCGAGTTGGCCCTGCGTGCGCTCATTTATGAGCAGATGACAAAGGCAGACTATCCCGTCTTTGTCGTGCTGACGCAGCAACCGCCTTTCGCCGATTGGCACAACCTCTCGTATCTGATGCCCTACTACGGTGATAGCGACGGCTTCTTGCAGGTCTCTGCCGGCAAAGCGCAAACATGGAGTTTTGCGGGGCAGCCTCGCGCTGACAGGCCACGGCTGCGGCTGCCGGTGCGTAAGGCCGGCGACCGGTATTTTGCGCCGGCAGCGCGCCTGGTGGCAGCCAATGTCGCCGGCGAGAAGAATAACACCATAGACGGTGCTGCCCACCACCACAGATTCGTGCTCGGTGATTTCGGCTCGAGACCCCGTGCTGTCGTCGCTGCGCTGCAAACCGGAGTGCTCAATGCGGCGACGGGTTCCATTGTACTCGAAACCGAAGCACAAAGACTGAAACTCAGCGAGCTGCACAAAAAGATGCTGAACGCGAAAAATGAACTCGATACAGGCGAACGGGCGCGTATGTCTGAGCCATCCTCATGGTTATTGCTGGTGCTGCTTTTGCCCGCCTGGTTCATGCGAAAAAAAATGCGCAGAACCCGGTCAGAGTTTTAA
- a CDS encoding HD-GYP domain-containing protein — MTRYQVKLLRPGVSFTKPVYIDPTNMLAAANVIVTQSDLDRLNKWKIEEVLSAGEPVYASKKDEAEFMDGQQKLDIKNLKKDLKNLIKLKPSFNNLAASTEIVLKNFYERINSNNNPQSNEVRSKAEEITNLVTDNPLIVIFVAEYIVDPNVYKHVIGCAMYAARLGLALDFSRPKIVEMLFAILLMDVGMLKVPQTILDKAEKLNETELQIIHAHPVHGYQMLTQIAKIKNTIASVALQHQEHYDGSGYPRKIKGAEMSEYTRVASIIDSFSAIISRKPYRKNRLPYDAMKELLTLGIYRYDPVYLKTFLDSHAIYPLGSIVELSDGSTGMVVYAVKGKPMRPVVWILRDAKNNRPTKVEFAHLLYAADKFISKAKYPEDADLNLDMEYEQLMKQLV; from the coding sequence ATGACCCGCTATCAGGTCAAACTTTTGCGCCCGGGCGTGTCTTTCACGAAACCGGTTTATATCGACCCGACGAACATGCTCGCCGCGGCGAACGTTATCGTTACGCAGAGTGACCTCGATCGCCTCAACAAGTGGAAAATCGAAGAGGTCTTGTCGGCGGGTGAACCCGTCTATGCCTCGAAGAAAGACGAAGCCGAGTTTATGGACGGGCAGCAGAAACTCGACATCAAGAATCTGAAAAAAGACCTGAAGAACCTGATCAAGCTCAAACCTTCGTTCAACAACCTCGCGGCTTCAACCGAGATTGTGCTCAAAAACTTTTACGAGCGCATCAACAGCAACAATAACCCGCAGTCTAATGAAGTGCGCAGCAAGGCTGAAGAAATTACCAATCTGGTTACCGATAATCCGCTGATTGTCATTTTTGTCGCAGAGTACATCGTCGACCCAAACGTCTACAAGCACGTTATTGGTTGCGCCATGTACGCGGCGCGGCTCGGGCTCGCGCTTGATTTTTCGCGGCCGAAGATAGTCGAAATGCTTTTTGCCATATTACTCATGGATGTCGGTATGCTCAAGGTACCGCAGACGATTCTTGACAAAGCTGAAAAGCTGAACGAGACCGAATTGCAGATTATACACGCGCATCCCGTGCATGGCTACCAGATGCTGACGCAGATTGCAAAAATTAAGAACACGATTGCGTCAGTCGCGCTGCAACACCAGGAACATTACGACGGGTCGGGTTACCCGCGAAAAATCAAGGGCGCAGAAATGTCAGAGTACACGCGCGTCGCTTCGATCATTGACTCGTTCAGCGCCATTATCTCGCGCAAGCCCTATCGCAAAAACCGTCTGCCTTACGACGCGATGAAAGAACTTCTGACGCTTGGCATCTATCGCTACGACCCTGTCTACCTGAAGACATTTCTTGACTCGCATGCAATTTACCCGCTGGGTTCAATCGTCGAGCTCTCTGACGGTTCTACGGGTATGGTCGTTTACGCTGTAAAAGGCAAGCCAATGCGCCCCGTCGTCTGGATTCTGCGTGACGCCAAGAACAACCGCCCGACGAAAGTGGAGTTTGCGCACCTGCTCTATGCGGCAGACAAATTCATTTCAAAAGCTAAATATCCCGAAGATGCCGATCTGAATCTCGACATGGAATACGAGCAGCTGATGAAGCAGCTCGTCTGA